The following coding sequences lie in one Anoplolepis gracilipes chromosome 4, ASM4749672v1, whole genome shotgun sequence genomic window:
- the Sea gene encoding putative tricarboxylate transport protein, mitochondrial, whose translation MDSTRRQQQSLATACRGPPLFPRRPWVSETGIAAAAASGSLGLKGVIAGGITGGIEICITYPTEYVKTQLQLDGKAGAGKEYTGIIDCVTKTIKTRGFFGLYRGLSVLLYGSIPKSAVRFGAFETVKNHLVDKDGKLNPQRRLLAGLCAGVCEAILAVTPMETIKVKFINDQRSANPRFRGFFHGVSLIVKEHGFKGVYQGVVPTILKQGSNQAIRFFVMETLKDWYKGGDNTKTVPKVVVGAFGAVAGAASVFGNTPIDVIKTRMQGLEAAKYKNSMDCVIQIWKKEGPMAFYKGTIPRLGRVCLDVAITFMIYDSFMELFNKVWP comes from the exons ATGGACTCGACGAGAAGGCAACAGCAATCTTTGGCGACGGCGTGTCGAGGTCCACCACTGTTTCCACGCAGACCGTGGGTGAGCGAGACCGGcatcgctgccgccgccgcctcGGGCAGCCTGGGCCTCAAGGGGGTCATAGCCG gtGGTATTACTGGAGGCATAGAAATTTGCATAACATATCCAACAGAATATGTAAAGACACAGTTGCAACTGGATGGAAAAGCCGGCGCTGGGAAAGAATACACAGGAATAATTGACTGTGTAACCAAGACTATTAAAACTCGTGGATTCTTTGGCCTGTATAGAGGCTTATCTGTTCTACTTTATGGTTCTATACCAAAATCGGCAGTGCGATTTGGTGCTTTTGAGACAGTGAAGAATCATTTGGTGGATAAGGATGGAAAACTCAATCCACAAAGAAGACTCTTGGCAGGTCTTTGTGCTGGAGTATGCGAAGCTATTCTTGCAGTCACTCCAATGGAGacaattaaagttaaatttatcaaCGATCAACGTTCAGCAAATCCAAGATTCAGGGGATTTTTCCATGGAGTGAGCTTGATTGTAAAGGAACACG GTTTTAAAGGAGTGTATCAAGGAGTAGTACCTACAATCTTAAAGCAAGGATCCAATCAAGCTATCCGTTTCTTTGTAATGGAAACATTAAAAGACTGGTACAAAGGAGGTGATAATACTAAAACTGTTCCTAAAGTAGTTGTTGGTGCATTTGGTGCAGTTGCTGGTGCAGCATCTGTTTTCGGAAATACACCTATTGATGTTATAAAAACTAGGATGCag GGATTGGAAGCTGCAAAGTACAAGAATAGTATGGATTGTGTAATTCAAATATGGAAGAAGGAAGGTCCAATGGCATTTTACAAAGGAACCATTCCACGATTGGGTAGAGTGTGTCTAGACGTCGCTATAACATTCATGATATATGATTCCTTCATGGAACTTTTCAACAAAGTATGGCCTTAG